A window of the Salegentibacter mishustinae genome harbors these coding sequences:
- a CDS encoding rhodanese-like domain-containing protein: protein MKELSQEEWKAKLEKDDQAVILDVRTQDEVEDGYIPSAKNLDFYKGQEFINEVEKLDKDKNYYIYCRSGKRSAQACTILDQMGFANTYNLAGGFMEWEGEKAED from the coding sequence ATGAAAGAACTTAGTCAGGAAGAATGGAAAGCAAAGTTGGAAAAAGATGATCAAGCCGTAATTTTGGATGTAAGAACTCAGGATGAAGTAGAAGATGGCTATATTCCAAGTGCCAAGAACCTTGATTTTTATAAAGGTCAGGAGTTTATAAATGAAGTTGAAAAGCTGGATAAGGATAAAAATTATTATATCTATTGCCGTTCAGGAAAACGAAGTGCACAGGCCTGTACTATTTTAGACCAAATGGGTTTTGCGAATACTTATAATCTTGCAGGTGGATTTATGGAATGGGAAGGCGAAAAGGCTGAAGATTAA
- a CDS encoding MarR family winged helix-turn-helix transcriptional regulator: MKLEDQLKTSNLPLARKLSLGILVTANYIDDKVAEALKPFDISIPQFNVLRILRGQKGKPANLSTIQERMVSKMSNTTRLVDKLITKGLAERVICEANRRKVEISITKEGLQLLKEIDPVVDAVEANMTENLTEENIEYITNCLNEIRK; this comes from the coding sequence ATGAAACTTGAAGATCAATTAAAGACCAGTAATTTACCATTAGCACGAAAGTTAAGTCTTGGGATATTGGTAACCGCAAATTATATAGACGATAAGGTTGCCGAAGCACTAAAACCCTTCGATATTTCCATTCCTCAATTTAATGTGCTACGCATTTTACGCGGACAAAAAGGAAAACCGGCTAACCTAAGCACTATTCAAGAGCGGATGGTAAGTAAAATGAGTAACACTACCCGATTGGTAGATAAGTTGATCACAAAAGGTTTAGCCGAACGGGTTATTTGCGAAGCTAATCGCCGCAAGGTAGAAATTAGTATAACTAAAGAAGGGCTTCAACTTTTAAAAGAAATAGACCCCGTGGTAGATGCGGTTGAAGCAAATATGACCGAGAATTTAACTGAAGAAAACATAGAGTACATCACAAATTGCTTAAATGAAATAAGAAAATAA
- a CDS encoding NAD(P)H-dependent oxidoreductase translates to MENYNEKLNWRYATKKFNPEKSLSQEDVNYLQKSIQLSASSYGLQPYEVFVVTDKETKEKLKEAAWGQSQLTDASHVFIFAGLKKLNEDYIDSYLENISKIREVQVQDLSGLKDMLTSNILGKPEDQQKIWAQKQTYIALGNLLSAAAHLKVDTCPMEGFDAEKFDEILGISGTNLTTAVIATAGYRSDEDQLQHAKKVRKQEEELFHLI, encoded by the coding sequence ATGGAAAATTATAATGAAAAACTAAACTGGAGATATGCCACCAAGAAGTTTAATCCAGAAAAATCCTTAAGTCAGGAAGATGTCAATTATTTACAAAAAAGCATCCAGCTTTCGGCTTCATCTTACGGCCTACAGCCTTACGAAGTTTTTGTTGTAACAGATAAAGAGACGAAAGAAAAACTAAAAGAAGCTGCCTGGGGCCAGTCGCAACTTACCGATGCCTCCCACGTATTTATTTTTGCAGGACTTAAAAAACTAAACGAAGATTACATAGATTCCTATTTAGAGAACATTAGTAAAATTAGAGAAGTTCAGGTTCAGGATTTAAGCGGATTAAAAGATATGCTTACTTCAAACATTTTAGGAAAACCTGAAGATCAACAAAAAATCTGGGCACAGAAGCAAACCTATATCGCATTAGGAAATTTACTTTCAGCAGCAGCCCATTTAAAGGTTGATACCTGCCCTATGGAAGGTTTTGATGCTGAAAAATTTGATGAGATACTGGGAATTTCAGGAACAAATTTAACTACCGCAGTTATTGCCACGGCTGGTTATAGAAGTGACGAAGACCAATTACAGCACGCCAAAAAAGTAAGAAAACAAGAAGAAGAATTATTCCATTTAATATAA
- a CDS encoding YceI family protein, with translation MKKNLFKGALASTVIVSLLSFTNVNAQESKVEVKDSNIEWEGEKVTGSHEGTIDLKDGYFIMENDELKGGEFVMDMTSITVTDLEGEDKGKLEGHLKSDDFFGVNNHPTAKLVITSVAKKSNGTYGVVADLTIKEKTNSITFDLDMDNNSASTELTIDRSKYDVRYGSGSFFDNLGDKTIYDNFELDVELKF, from the coding sequence ATGAAAAAGAATCTATTTAAAGGTGCCCTTGCATCTACAGTTATCGTATCCCTTTTATCTTTTACCAATGTAAACGCACAGGAAAGTAAAGTTGAAGTAAAAGACAGCAACATAGAATGGGAAGGCGAAAAAGTAACCGGTTCTCATGAGGGAACTATAGACTTGAAAGACGGTTATTTCATTATGGAAAATGACGAGCTTAAAGGTGGTGAGTTTGTAATGGATATGACTTCTATTACGGTAACAGATCTTGAAGGTGAAGACAAAGGAAAGTTAGAAGGTCACTTAAAGTCTGATGACTTTTTTGGAGTGAATAATCACCCTACCGCTAAATTGGTAATTACCAGCGTAGCGAAGAAAAGTAACGGAACTTACGGTGTAGTTGCCGATCTTACCATTAAAGAAAAAACTAACTCCATTACTTTCGATTTAGATATGGACAATAATTCGGCTTCTACCGAATTAACCATAGACAGGTCTAAATACGATGTTCGTTATGGCTCAGGAAGTTTCTTTGATAACCTTGGAGACAAAACTATCTACGATAACTTTGAGCTGGACGTAGAATTAAAATTCTAA